DNA sequence from the Vicinamibacteria bacterium genome:
ATGATTCGCCGCGGCGGGGTGCGCTGGACGATCAAGGCAGGAGTGGTCTACGACAACGATGGATTGATCGACGATGTGGTCAAAATGGTCGCGGAAGCGAAGAAGAATTGGACGAGCCCGGTCGAAGCCCTCTTCAAGTAGTCAATCATCGATGAGATGGCCGGAGCTGGTCGGAGAGGTGTGATGCGAGGAGTCCACCTGATTCTGTTGGCTGGCCTTTTGGGCGCTGCCACGAGTTACTCCCAGGAGCTGCGTCATCGCCTGGAGAGTTACGTCGAGCAGAATCAGAGGGACATCGTCACCGAGCTCAGGCAGGCGCTCTCGATCCCCGATGTGGCCTCCGACGAAGAGAATATCCGGAAGAAGGCTGCTTTCTTACAGGAGCGCTTTCGCGCACGGGGTTTCGACGCGGAGCTCCTCGAAACGGATGGGAACCCTCTCGTCTGGGCGGAGCTCCGGGCTTCCGGTGCCACGGAGCGCACCCTCCTGCTCTACTGTCACTACGACGGCCAGCCGGTGGACCCCACGCGCTGGGAGCAGCCGGATCCGTTCGTACCCGTGCTGAGAGACGGCAAGCTCGAGGACGGCGGCTCGATCATCGATTTCGACGCGAGGACCGAGCTCGACGACGACTGGCGCATCTACGGCCGATCCTCCTCCGACGACACCGGCCCTATCATCGCGCTTCTCGCCGCGGTCGACGCGCTGAAGGCCGCCGGTATCGAGCCGAGCGCCAAGGTTCGCGTCATCCTCGATGGGGAGGAGGAAGCGGGCTCGCCCAACCTCGCTCCTGCGATCGGTCGGTTTCGCGACAAGCTCGAAGCCGACTTGATGCTGGTTCTCGACGGCCCGCTCCATCAGAGCGGGAAGCCCACCGTCGTCTACGGCGCGCGGGGCATCCTCACTCTTGAGCTCACGGTCTACGGACCGAGGGTCCCCCTTCACAGCGGTCACTATGGAAACTGGGCGCCCAATCCGGCGATGCGCCTCGCGCGGCTCCTGGCTTCGATGAAGGACGACGGGGGACGTGTCCTGATCGAAGGCTTCTACGAGGGGATCGAGATTGGCCCCGACGAACGCACGGTGCTCGATTCCGTCCCCGACGATCTCGAGGAGCTGAAGCGTTTCCTCGGCTTCTCCGAGGCCGAAGAGGTCGGCGACACCTTGCAGGAGGCCATCCAGTATCCCTCGCTGAACGTCCGAGGACTCCTGAGCGCGTGGGTCGGCTCCGAGGCCCGCACCATCGTTCCCGAT
Encoded proteins:
- a CDS encoding M20/M25/M40 family metallo-hydrolase codes for the protein MRGVHLILLAGLLGAATSYSQELRHRLESYVEQNQRDIVTELRQALSIPDVASDEENIRKKAAFLQERFRARGFDAELLETDGNPLVWAELRASGATERTLLLYCHYDGQPVDPTRWEQPDPFVPVLRDGKLEDGGSIIDFDARTELDDDWRIYGRSSSDDTGPIIALLAAVDALKAAGIEPSAKVRVILDGEEEAGSPNLAPAIGRFRDKLEADLMLVLDGPLHQSGKPTVVYGARGILTLELTVYGPRVPLHSGHYGNWAPNPAMRLARLLASMKDDGGRVLIEGFYEGIEIGPDERTVLDSVPDDLEELKRFLGFSEAEEVGDTLQEAIQYPSLNVRGLLSAWVGSEARTIVPDQAIAAVDVRLVKETDADAMYEKIRRHIEAQGYHIVAEDPDDATRAARGRIVRVRRSAGSNAYRTELDNPEAVRMVEAITEMWGEPPVRKRTSGGTVPIAQFINELGFPALNVPTVNFDNNQHSPNENLRLGHFFDSIVTIAAILTAY